From Vidua macroura isolate BioBank_ID:100142 chromosome 8, ASM2450914v1, whole genome shotgun sequence, one genomic window encodes:
- the LOC128810740 gene encoding C-type lectin domain family 2 member B-like isoform X2, whose translation MGREQGAVCFRERDAACDLEESEFCSTHRVVKEALENRAATGNALRRFPGKWFRCHPVLVALLILLLLVLVLALGMALAVQSAQLPLTPATPLLVLGCPRGWVGYNGVCYYLSRDYGTWEQGQERCSELGASLAILKDEEMDLLFHLCGNVDYWLRLRRRGERLHWGDGSSYSSWVPVLGNSECVYLADRKFRSMSCSNERPYVCSKAQAAL comes from the exons ATGGGTCGGGAGCAAGGTGCTGTTTGTTTCAGGGAGAGAGATGCTGCCTGTGACCTGGAGGAGAGTGAATTCTGCTCCACTCATAGGGTGGTGAAGGAGGCTCTGGAGAACAGAGCAGCAACAGGGAATGCACTCAGAAGATTCCCGG GTAAATGGTTCAGGTGCCATCCCGTGCTCGTGGCGCTGCTgattctgctgctcctggtgctggtgctggctttGGGGATGGCCTTGGCTGTGCAGTCAG cacagcttccaCTTACACCTGCGACTCCGCTGTTGGTTCTGGGCTGTCCCCGTGGCTGGGTTGGGTACAATGGAGTCTGCTACTACTTGTCAAGGGATTACGGCACCTGGGAGCAGGGTCAGGAACGGTGCTCTGAGCTCGGGGCCTCCCTGGCCATTCTCAAGGATGAGGAAATG GATTTGCTCTTCCACCTCTGCGGGAACGTCGATTACTGGCTCAGGCTGCGCAGACGGGGCGAGCGCCTGCACTGGGGGGACGGCAGCAGCTACAGCTCCTG gGTTCCTGTCCTGGGCAATTCCGAGTGTGTGTACCTGGCTGACCGTAAATTCAGGAGTATGAGCTGCTCAAATGAGCGGCCGTATGTCTGCAGCAAGGCCCAAGCTGCCCTGTAA
- the LOC128810740 gene encoding C-type lectin domain family 2 member B-like isoform X1: MGREQGAVCFRERDAACDLEESEFCSTHRVVKEALENRAATGNALRRFPGKWFRCHPVLVALLILLLLVLVLALGMALAVQSAAQLPLTPATPLLVLGCPRGWVGYNGVCYYLSRDYGTWEQGQERCSELGASLAILKDEEMDLLFHLCGNVDYWLRLRRRGERLHWGDGSSYSSWVPVLGNSECVYLADRKFRSMSCSNERPYVCSKAQAAL, from the exons ATGGGTCGGGAGCAAGGTGCTGTTTGTTTCAGGGAGAGAGATGCTGCCTGTGACCTGGAGGAGAGTGAATTCTGCTCCACTCATAGGGTGGTGAAGGAGGCTCTGGAGAACAGAGCAGCAACAGGGAATGCACTCAGAAGATTCCCGG GTAAATGGTTCAGGTGCCATCCCGTGCTCGTGGCGCTGCTgattctgctgctcctggtgctggtgctggctttGGGGATGGCCTTGGCTGTGCAGTCAG cagcacagcttccaCTTACACCTGCGACTCCGCTGTTGGTTCTGGGCTGTCCCCGTGGCTGGGTTGGGTACAATGGAGTCTGCTACTACTTGTCAAGGGATTACGGCACCTGGGAGCAGGGTCAGGAACGGTGCTCTGAGCTCGGGGCCTCCCTGGCCATTCTCAAGGATGAGGAAATG GATTTGCTCTTCCACCTCTGCGGGAACGTCGATTACTGGCTCAGGCTGCGCAGACGGGGCGAGCGCCTGCACTGGGGGGACGGCAGCAGCTACAGCTCCTG gGTTCCTGTCCTGGGCAATTCCGAGTGTGTGTACCTGGCTGACCGTAAATTCAGGAGTATGAGCTGCTCAAATGAGCGGCCGTATGTCTGCAGCAAGGCCCAAGCTGCCCTGTAA
- the LOC128810740 gene encoding C-type lectin domain family 2 member H-like isoform X3: MGREQGAVCFRERDAACDLEESEFCSTHRVVKEALENRAATGNALRRFPGKWFRCHPVLVALLILLLLVLVLALGMALAVQSAAQLPLTPATPLLVLGCPRGWVGYNGVCYYLSRDYGTWEQGQERCSELGASLAILKDEEMDLLFHLCGNVDYWLRLRRRGERLHWGDGSSYSSCSNGRSKSPWAPGCHHKLA; this comes from the exons ATGGGTCGGGAGCAAGGTGCTGTTTGTTTCAGGGAGAGAGATGCTGCCTGTGACCTGGAGGAGAGTGAATTCTGCTCCACTCATAGGGTGGTGAAGGAGGCTCTGGAGAACAGAGCAGCAACAGGGAATGCACTCAGAAGATTCCCGG GTAAATGGTTCAGGTGCCATCCCGTGCTCGTGGCGCTGCTgattctgctgctcctggtgctggtgctggctttGGGGATGGCCTTGGCTGTGCAGTCAG cagcacagcttccaCTTACACCTGCGACTCCGCTGTTGGTTCTGGGCTGTCCCCGTGGCTGGGTTGGGTACAATGGAGTCTGCTACTACTTGTCAAGGGATTACGGCACCTGGGAGCAGGGTCAGGAACGGTGCTCTGAGCTCGGGGCCTCCCTGGCCATTCTCAAGGATGAGGAAATG GATTTGCTCTTCCACCTCTGCGGGAACGTCGATTACTGGCTCAGGCTGCGCAGACGGGGCGAGCGCCTGCACTGGGGGGACGGCAGCAGCTACAGCTCCTG
- the LOC128810426 gene encoding protein ecdysoneless homolog produces the protein MEALRRPALPEDAVRYRLFAAAGPGGEALLRRCAELALVRFAPLLAAYVWQRQPFRLRYVPRRGETPAHIGGTTVFGDNVEDEWFIVYLLREITREFPGLAARIDDNDGEFLLIEAADFLPKWLNPENSENRVI, from the exons ATGGAGGCGCTGCGGCGGCCGGCGCTGCCCGAGGACGCGGTGCGCTACCGCCTGTTCGCGGCGGCGGGCCCGGGCGGCGAGGCGCTGCTGCGGCGCTGCGCTGAGCTGGCCCTGGTGCGCTTCGCCCCGCTCCTGGCCGCCTACGTGTGGCAGCGGCAGCCGTTCCGCCTGCGCTACGTGCCGCGCCGCG GCGAGACCCCGGCGCACATCGGCGGCACCACCGTGTTCGGGGATAACGTGGAGGATGAGTGGTTCATTGTGTACCTGCTCCGGGAGATCACCAGGGAGTTcccggggctggcagccag GATTGATGACAACGATGGAGAGTTTCTCTTGATAGAAGCTGCTGATTTTCTCCCAAAGTGGCTCAATCCTGAGAACAGTGAAAACAGG gtCATCTGA